CTTTGAAGTTAATGTTATTCACAGGCGTGGAGGAGTATGGAAATTTGCAGGTGTCGCGAAAGTTGATGGAAAAGTAGCAACAGAAGCTGAATTTACAGCAATGGTTACAAAGTGAGGGAGTCAATATGAGCCAGATACATAAAACAGCAATTGTTAGTTCAAAAGCAGAAATTGATGAAGGTGCAGTAATTGGTCCTTACTGTATAATTGGAGATGATGTTAAAATAGGCAAAGGCACAAGACTTATGAGTCATGTTCAAATTGAAGGAATAACCGAGATAGGTGAAAACTGTACAATATTTCCATTTACAACAATTGGATTTCCTCCTCAAGATTTAAAATACAGAGGAGAAAAAACAGGTGTAAAAATTGGTAATAACAATATTATACGAGAATATGTAACAATTCACAGGGCAAGTGTTTCTGGAGATGGCTGGACGGTAATCGGAGACAATAATTTTATAATGGCTTATGTGCATATTGCCCATGATTGCAAAATTGGAAATTCAGTAATTTTGGCAAATCTTGCAACGCTGGCAGGTCATGTAGAGGTTGAGGATTTTGTATTTATTGGAGGTTTGGTAGCAGTACATCAGTTTACACGAATAGGTGCTCATGCAATGATAGGAGGATTCAGTGGAGTGGGACAGGATGTTCCTCCCTTTACAATGGCTTCTGGTCCGAGAGCTAAACTTTATGGATTAAATACTGTAGGACTTAAAAGAAGAGGATTCAACGATGAAACAATCAATATATTAAAAAAAGCTTATAAAATTTTATTCAGAGATAAACTTCAACTAAAAGAAGCAATTGAAAAAGTCAAAAACGAACTTCCACAGATAGCTGAAATTAAGCACTTAATAGAATTCATAGAAGCAAATAAAAGAGGAATATGCAGATAGGAATAATTGCTGCTCATGGTTTCCTTCCTCTTTTAGTGACAAAGGAACTTAAAAAAAAAGGTTATACAGTTATAACAGTCGCCTTACAGGGCTTTGCTGATAATGAGTTGAGTATTTATAGCGATCAAATCAAATGGATTAATATAGGTAAAGCTGGAGAGATTATAGATTTCCTTAAAAAAAATAAAGTTAAAAATCTAATCTTAACAGGTAAAGTCCCGAAAAAAATTATTTTTGAAAGAGAGAAAATAAAGCCTGACCTTCGAGCATTAAAAATGCTTTTTTCAGCTAAACTAAGAGGAGACAATGAAATTCTTAGTATAATTGAAAAAGAGTTTTCTAAGGAAGGTATAGAAATTATTGATTTGTCTGAAATACTTCCAGAGTTGCTTACACCACAAGGAATTCTTACAAAGAGAAAACCTACAAAAGAAGAGTGGAAAGACATTGAATATGGATTTATAGTTGCAAAAAAAATTGGTGAACTTGATATAGGGCAAACAGTTGTTGTAAAAGAAAGATCTGTAATTACTGTAGAAGCCATTGAGGGAACCGATGAAACAATCCTAAGAGCAGGAGAATTTGTCAAAGACTCTGTTGTAGTAAAAGTCAGTAAGCCTCAGCAGGCTTTGAAACTTGACCCACCTACTGTAGGAATGGATACAATAATAACGATGGAAAAAGCTAAGGCAAGGGTTTTAGCCATTGAAGCTGGGAAAACTTTTATAGTAGAAAAGGATAAAATGATAAAAAAAGCAAATGAATTTAATATAACAGTGGTGGGTATAAAGCCTTGAACTTTTTTACCTGTATAAATGATGCTTTAAAAACAGTTCATAAAAACTTTCAGTTACCTTTGATACATTTTGCCTATTTATTTATTAGCTTTTTCGGACTATTTTTTATTCTCAGCATTCCCCTTGGAATTCTTTTCGTAATTTTCGGAATTGACCTTACAGATATATTGAAAGGCAGTTTCATTGAAATATTTTTGTCTTCTGTGCATCTCATGAAAAAATTTCTAATTTTTGTAATTATTTTTATAGTCACTCTATTGGTCTATGTCCTATTAATTGTCAGTCTCTGGATTTATATTTTTGGAGGTACAATAGGCATAATGTATCAGTTTTTAAAGGAAAATGTAACATTTAATTTTAAAGATTTCCATCAATATGGAAAAAAATACTTCTGGAAAGTTGCCTTTTTTGCAACTTTTTCGTTTTTAATTTTTATCTGTCTTACGTTAATTTTTGGATTTGTGAGTGAAATCAACTCCAAAATTGTAAACTTTTTAAGCTCTTTCAGTCACTCTGTATCAGTATTTTTTAACATTTTTATTTATTTAAGTGCATTGCTTGTTGGTATTTTAGCGTTTTTAATATGGATAACATTTACGCTTTTTGGATTTTTTGGGATTTTCGTTAAAAATTTCACAGTAAAAGATACGATAAAAGAGACAAAAAAATTAATAGTACTCTATCCTCAATCAATTGGAAGAGCAGCACTTTTATTTTTAACATATATTTTAGCAGGAGGAGTTATTCTATCACTTAGTTCATTACTTGCAATAATTCCTCATCTGGGTCCTATACTGGTAGCGGTATATCAATTTATTACTCAATTTGCTAACATCTATATCAGCATGATAGTATTTGCTGCATTTCTGTCTTACTATATACGGCTTGTTTCTCATAAAGATTCTGAGCAAGAGCAAGCTCCTCCTTCTGAAGAGGTTCAACAACAACATCAAAACCTTCCTCCTTCAGAGCTCTCTTGATATTTTCTTGAAAAATATTTCTGTCAAAATCATTAACTAATTCTTTAATTCCCAAAATTAGGTCAACTTCTTCTGAGTTGCATATAAAGACTTTCTTTAGAAGTTCTCTGTCTACTGTAACAGGAATTGTTCCCTGTTGCAGAAATCCATCAATCCATCTTTTCTGAGCAGAACCCAGAATTTTTACATTTTTAAAACAAATTTCTCCAAAACATGAGCGGGCAAAACAAAGAGAACTTCTATTAATAAATCTTTTCTCTCTTTTTATTTCCGCATTAATTCCTGTTAAGTTAAAAGCTCTAACAAATATTTGACTCAAAATTTCATAAGTTTGAAATAGATTCCCTTTAAATTTTCCATCTTTTCTACAGGAGAAACTGTAAGTAATGTCATCGTAATGCAAAATTCCTTTGCCTCCAGTAGGTCTTTTTACGATTGGTATTTGATTGACGATACAGAATTTTTGATTAATTTCTTCAATTTTTTGAAATTCACCTATCGTTACAGCTACTTTATTCCATCCATACAACCTGAAAGTTGGCAAAATCTTCCCTTTACGAACAAGCAAACTAATTGCTTCATCAACTGCCATGTTGAAATATGGATCATGTTCCTCAAATTCAATGAAGCGAATAAGCATTAGAATCTATAGTTTATTTTTCTTCCTCAAGAATAATCTTATGATTCAGCAAGGACATCTCTTTAATCTTGCCTTTAAAAACTTTTTGCTCACCGAAGATATTACGAAGATATATCTGATTGCCTTCAGGTTTTAGTATATCAACAGACTCTAAATAAATTTCCTCCTTCCCATCTTTAATAACATATGCATTTGCTTCACACATTGAACTCCTCCTTTATATGAAGGATTAATTTTTCCACAAGATGTGGAAGAGGTTCTTTTACAACACTTATAATTTCAATTCCTTCCTGATTTATTGGTAATAAAAATTTTTTTGCCGGACTGTTCCCTACTGCCTCTGCCATTTTTGAAGTTAACTCTCCCATCATAGCATTTGCCACAAGAATGCTTAAAGGACCTATTATGAGATCAACTTTGCTAGCATTCCATACGATAGCATTTTCTCCAGAAGCTCCTTTGTTGGCTTTACTTTTCATCATATTAGCCGTAGCTGCTGCATTTGTGCCAAGTGCTATTATTTCTATTTTGTCTCCAAATGATTCTCTTAAAGATTTAATTATAAAACTTCCAATTCCTCCACCCTGTCCATCAATCACGGCAATTTTAATCATATTGTAAATACTACAAAGTTCTGAAAGAAAATGTCAAACTCTATTGTCATAAATAAAATTTTTTGATATACTTATAAAAAATTTCAACAAAAGGGGGTAAAAACATGTCTTTAATTTTATGGTTTAACCAAATAGGCATAAAGGATATTCCAATCGTAGGTGGTAAAAATGCATCCTTAGGTGAGATGTTGAGAAATCTTACACCAAAAGGCATTAATATTCCCGATGGATTTGCAGTTACAGCAGAGGCTTATAAATATTTTATAAAATCAAACAATCTTGATGAACCTCTGAGGAAAATACTTTCCACCATTGATAAATCAAATGTTGAAGACCTCAAAAATAAGGGTAAAAAAATAAGAAAGCTTATGCTTCAGGCTAAAATGCCCGAAGATTTAAAGCAGGCAATCATTAAAGCCTATCAGGAAATGGAGGAAAAATATGGCAAAGATGTAGATGTTGCAGTTCGTTCAAGTGCAACAGCTGAAGACCTTCCCGATGCATCTTTTGCTGGACAACAGGAAACTTATCTAAATATTACAGGAGCTCAGAGAGTTGTAGAAGCAGTACAGAAGTGTTTTGCCTCACTCTTTACAGATAGGGCAATTTCTTATAGAATTGACAAAGGCTTTGATCACTTCTCAGTATACCTTTCTGCAGCTGTTCAGAAAATGGTTCGCTCTGATAAAGCCTCCTCTGGAGTAATGTTTACTCTTGATACAGAATCAGGATTTAGAGATGTGGTTTACATTACAGGTTCATGGGGATTGGGTGAGTATGTTGTGCAAGGCACAGTAAATCCCGATGAGTTTTATGTTTTTAAACCAACATTAAAGCAGGGTTATAGAGCAATAATTTCAAAAAAGCTTGGAGCAAAACAGCAAAAACTAATATATGGAAACTCTAAAACTCCTACAATAGGAGTTAAGACAACCTTACAGGAAAGACAGAACTTTGTTTTGAATGATGAGGAAATTTTAACCCTCGCCAGATGGGCAATTGAAATAGAGGATCATTATGGAAAACCAATGGATATTGAATGGGCAAAAGATGGTGATGGAACTACAACAGGAACAGGTAAGCTTTTTATTGTTCAAGCAAGACCTGAGACAGTTCACTCTTTAAAGAGAGAAAACTTTTATGAGGTATATAAACTTAAAGGAAAGGGTGAGGTTATCTGCACTGGTCTTGCAATAGGAAGCAAGATCGGGCAGGGAAATTCCTGTATAATAAAAGAACCTTCTGAAATTCATCTTTTTAAACCAGGACAGGTACTTGTTACAGATATGACAGATCCTGACTGGGAACCAATAATGAAAATTGCTGGAGCAATTGTTACAAATCGTGGAGGAAGAACATGTCATGCTGCAATAGTATCCCGTGAACTTGGTATCCCGTGTGTTGTAGGTGCAGGAAATGCTACAGAAGTTATAAAAAATGATGAACCAATCACTGTCGACTGCTCTAAAGGTGAGGAGGGAAGAGTTCTTAAGGGAATTATTCCCTATGAAGTAAAAAGAATTGACCTCACAAGCTTGCCAAACACTAAAACAAAGATCATGATGAATGTAGGAATTCCTGAACAGGCTTTTATTCAGGGTCAGATTCCTTCTGATGGTGTAGGACTTGCAAGAATTGAATTCATAATCAGTTCTCACATTGGAGTTCATCCTCTGGCATTGATTGAATATCCAAAACTAAAACAGCAGGCTCAAAATAATTCAAAAATAGCAAGAATAGTTAAAGAAATAGAAAAAAGAACACCAATGTATGAATACAAGCCAGATTTTTATGTTGACAAACTCGCTCAGGGAGTAGCAATGATTGGTGCAGCTTTTTATCCAAAGGATGTTATTGTAAGATTTTCAGATTTTAAAACAAATGAATATGCAGGTCTAATTGGTGGATGGCTCTATGAACCAGTTGAGTCAAATCCTATGATTGGATGGCGTGGAGCAAGTAGATACTATGATCCAAAGTTTGAGCCAGCCTTTGCTCTTGAATGTCTTGCAATTAAAAAAGTCAGGGATGAAATGGGTCTTAAAAATATTAAAGTTATGATTCCTTTCTGTAGAACAATTGAAGAAGGAATTAAAGTAATTGAAGTAATGAAAAAATACGGACTTAAGCAAGGTGAAGACGGACTGGAAGTATATGTTATGTGTGAGATCCCAAGCAATGTAATTTTAGCTGAAGAATTCGCAAAAATTTTTGATGGTTTCTCAATTGGTTCAAATGATTTAACGCAGCTTACACTCGGACTTGACAGAGACAGTGCACTGGTATCTCACATTTATGATGAAAGAAATGAAGCTGTAAAAAGACTTGTGAGACAGGTAATTGAAACTGCTAAAAAATTCGGAAGAAAAATTGGAATATGCGGACAGGCACCAAGTGATTTTCCAGAGTTTGCCGAATTTTTAGTTGAATGTGGAATAGACTCTATAAGTCTTATTCCTGACACAGTTCTTAAAACAAGGCTTCTCGTGGCAGAGAAAGAAAAGGAGCTAAAAAATTAAAAGGTTGAATAAATAGATATTGACAAATTTTTTTAGATTTTGTATGCTTAATTTATCAATGGTTACCCTCCAAGAAGGGTTAAATTTTTATAAAATGTAAAAATCCTGAAAAATCCATATTGAGGTAACATAATGGAAAACAATACTATTCCAATTTCTATTTCTGAACTTAAACAGAAAAAAGTTTCAGAACTCATGGATATGGCAAATGCTTTAAACATTGAAAATGCCACATCAATGAAAAAACAGGACCTGATCTTCGCAATACTTCAAAACCAGATTGAAAAGATAGGCACTGTATATGGTTCAGGTGTTCTTGAAATTCTTCCAGAAGGATTTGGATTTTTAAGAAGCCCTGATTACAGCTATCTACCAAGTCCTGATGACATTTATGTTTCTCCATCGCAGATTAGAAAGTTTGGCTTAAGAACTGGAGACCTTATTACAGGTCAGATAAGACCTCCAAAGGAAAATGAAAGATATTTTGCCCTTTTAAAAGTTGAAACAATTAATGGTAAACAAGTTGAAGAAAGCATCTCGAGACCTCTTTTTGATAACTTAACTCCTTATTATCCTACTGAAAAAATCAATCTTGAATATGACCCTGCAGACTACTCTACAAGAGTAATGGATTTGCTCACTCCTGTTGGAAAGGGGCAGCGTGGTTTAATTGTTGCTGCTCCAAGAACAGGTAAAACAATGCTTCTTCAGTCAATTGCAAAGGCAATAAAGAAGAATCATCCAGAGATTTATTTAATTATTCTTCTAATTGATGAAAGACCAGAAGAGGTTACTGACTGGAAAAGGCAGGTCAGTGGTGCAGAAATAATTAGCTCTACTTTTGATGAGCCTGCTCAGAGACACTGTCAGGTTTCAGAGATGGTTATTGAAAGAGCAAAAAGACTGGTAGAAGAAGGAAAAGATGTGGTAATATTACTTGACAGTTTGACAAGACTTGCAAGGGCATACAATGCTATTACACCATCCTCGGGTAAAGTGCTCTCCGGTGGACTGGAAGCTACGGCGTTACAGAAACCGAAAAGATTTTTTGGAACAGCAAGAAATATTGAGGAAGGGGGTTCTTTAACAGTAATTGCAACCGCGCTCATTGAAACGGGAAGCAGAATGGATGATGTTATTTTTGAAGAGTTTAAAGGAACCGGTAACATGGAAGTTCATCTTGATAGAAAACTTGCTGACAAGAGAATTTTCCCAAGTATTGATATTGCAGCTTCCGGAACCAGAAAGGAAGAACTACTTGTACCACCTGAGGTTTTAAATAAAGTCTGGATTTTAAGAAAAGTCTTAAGTACTTTGAGCCCTATTGAGGCAATGGAGTTTTTACTCAGTAAACTTAAAGGTACAAAATCTAATAAAGAGTTTTTAGAGATGATGAACAAATGATGAAAACAGAGGATTACTGTTTTGTCTGTGGAAAACAAAATCCTAAAGGTTTAAGAGCTGTTTTTAATCATGGCAGTGGAAAGTCTTGTGCAGAGATTACTCTTGAGCCTGAGTATCAGGGATATAGTGGAATAGTTCATGGTGGAATAATTGCAGCACTTCTTGATGAAGCCTGTGTTTATGCCGCAAATTCCTTGGGATTCAATACAGTCACAGCAGAGTTAAAAATAAGATTTAAAAATCCTGTAGCACCAAAAGAAAAAATAGTTGTTGAAGCAGAGGCAAATCATATAAAATCAAAGCTAATTGAGGCAAAAGCCTGGATAAAAGACAAAGAAAACAAAGTTGTAGCAGAGGCAGAAGGAAAGTTAATAATAAAGGAAAAAACAAAGTGATCATAAGATTTTACAGAAAACCTGCTTTATCGGATTATAAAACAAGACAGCTTCTTCTTCGCATTCAGTCAGAGATTTCAGAGGAGATTAAAAATCTTGAAACAGAGTTTTGCTACAACATTTTATTAACTGAAACACTTTCAAAGAACGAACTGAATATTCTCAGTTGGCTCCTTTCTGAGACCTTTGACCCAGAGAATTTTTCAAACAAAAGCTTTTTGAGTGCATCTAAGGGAATGATATTTGAAGTAGGTCCTCGCCTTAATTTTTCAACTGCCTGGTCAACCTGTGCTGTCTCCGTGTGTCACAGCATTGGTTTAAAAAAAATTCAAAGGATAGAACGTTCCCGAAGATATAAGCTGAGCCCTGAAATTGACAACTTTCCGAAAGATAAATTTTTAGAGATGATTCATGATAGAATGGTTGAGTGTCCATATCCAGAGCCTTTAAAGGATTTTTCTCATGGAATAACTCCAAAACCTGTAAGAGTTGTGCCTGTTTTGGAAGAAGGTAGAACAGCTCTTGAAAAAATAAATGAAGAACTTGGTCTTGGCTGGGATGAGTGGGACATTGAGTTTTATCTAAAACTTTTCAGGAATAAGCTAAAGAGAAATCCAACTGATGTGGAATGCTTTGATCTTGCCCAGTCAAATAGTGAGCACAGCAGACACTGGTTTTTTAGAGGAAATCTTATAGTTGATGGAAAACCTTTAGAGCGTACACTTTTTGACATAGTTAAAGAGCCTTTAAAGAAAAACCCGAAAAACTCTGTAATAGCCTTCAAAGACAACTCAAGTGCTATCTTTGGAGCAAAGATAAATTATCTTAAACCTGAAAAACATGGAAAACCATCAAAATTCAAAATAGAGAAAAATTTATACCACTTAATTTTTACTGCAGAAACACATAATTTTCCAACAGGTGTAGCTCCATTTCCTGGTGCTGAAACAGGAACAGGTGGCAGAATCCGTGATGTTCATGCCACAGGTAAAGGAGCTCTGCCAATAGCAGGTACTGCTGCTTACTGTGTTGGAAATCTTCTAATTCCAGAATATGAACTTCCATGGGAAGATAAATCCTTCAGGTATCCAGAGAATCTTGCAAAACCGCTTCAAATAGAGATTGAGGCAAGCAATGGTGCCTCTGACTACGGAAACAAATTTGGTGAACCTGTTATTGCAGGATTTACACGCTCCTTTGGAATGAGACTTAACGACGGAGAAAGAATTGAATGGGTAAAGCCAATAATGTTTACAGGTGGAATTGGACAGATAATGGATATTCATAAGGAGAAAGAACCGCCTCAAAAAGGTATGTTTGTTGTAAAAATTGGTGGTCCTGCTTACAGAATTGGAATGGGTGGCGGTGCAGCATCAAGCGTTGTATCCGGAGAGCTAAGTGAAGCTCTTGACTTCAATGCTGTTCAGCGTGGAGACGCTGAGATGGAAAACAAACTTAATAGAGTTGTTCGTGCCTGTGTTGAGCTTGGAGACAAAAATCCCATTGTAAGCATTCATGATCAGGGTGCGGGTGGAAACTGCAATGTTGTTAAAGAGCTTGTATATCCTGAGGGAGCAAAGATTGATATAAGAAAAGTAATACTCGGAGATGAAACCCTCTCAGTTCTTGAGATATGGGGAGCTGAGTATCAGGAAAACGATGCGATTTTGATAAGAAAAGAAAGTGTCTCACTTTTTAAAAGGCTCTGTGAAAGAGAAAGACTTCCATGGTCAATTATTGGAGAAGTAACAGGAGATGGGAAACTAATTGTTTATGACAGTAAAGATGGTCAGATTGCAGTAAACTTTGATTTAAAAGATGTGTTGGGAGAGATTCCGAAGAAAGAGTTTAAACTTATCAAAGTTGAAAGGAAGTTAGAGCCACTCCGACTGCCTGATAATTTAACAATTCATGAAGCACTGGGAAGAGTGTTAAAACTTCTTTCAGTTGGTTCAAAGAGATTTCTTACAAACAAGGTTGACCGCTCAGTTACAGGACTTATTGTAAGACAGCAGTGTGCCGGTCCGGTTCAGCTTACTGTTTCAGATGTGTGCGTTGTTGCACAAAGTTATTTTGACAGAACAGGAATAGCCCATGCAATTGGAGAACAACCTATAAAAGGAATTATAAATCCTGAAGCAATGGCAAGACTTTCAGTAACAGAAGCACTTACGAACATTGTTTGGGCAAAGATCACGTGTCTTGAAGATATAAAATGTTCTGCTAACTGGATGTGGGCAGCAAAACTTCCTGGAGAAGGTGTGAGACTCTATAGAGCTGCTCAGGCAATGGCGGATTTTATGATTAAGCTTGGTATTGCCATTGATGGAGGTAAAGACTCTCTCTCAATGGCTGCAAAGGTAAAGACAAAAGAAGGAGTTGAAGTTGTAAAG
The nucleotide sequence above comes from Thermodesulfovibrio aggregans. Encoded proteins:
- a CDS encoding PaaI family thioesterase — its product is MMKTEDYCFVCGKQNPKGLRAVFNHGSGKSCAEITLEPEYQGYSGIVHGGIIAALLDEACVYAANSLGFNTVTAELKIRFKNPVAPKEKIVVEAEANHIKSKLIEAKAWIKDKENKVVAEAEGKLIIKEKTK
- the rho gene encoding transcription termination factor Rho; this translates as MSISELKQKKVSELMDMANALNIENATSMKKQDLIFAILQNQIEKIGTVYGSGVLEILPEGFGFLRSPDYSYLPSPDDIYVSPSQIRKFGLRTGDLITGQIRPPKENERYFALLKVETINGKQVEESISRPLFDNLTPYYPTEKINLEYDPADYSTRVMDLLTPVGKGQRGLIVAAPRTGKTMLLQSIAKAIKKNHPEIYLIILLIDERPEEVTDWKRQVSGAEIISSTFDEPAQRHCQVSEMVIERAKRLVEEGKDVVILLDSLTRLARAYNAITPSSGKVLSGGLEATALQKPKRFFGTARNIEEGGSLTVIATALIETGSRMDDVIFEEFKGTGNMEVHLDRKLADKRIFPSIDIAASGTRKEELLVPPEVLNKVWILRKVLSTLSPIEAMEFLLSKLKGTKSNKEFLEMMNK
- the ppsA gene encoding phosphoenolpyruvate synthase → MSLILWFNQIGIKDIPIVGGKNASLGEMLRNLTPKGINIPDGFAVTAEAYKYFIKSNNLDEPLRKILSTIDKSNVEDLKNKGKKIRKLMLQAKMPEDLKQAIIKAYQEMEEKYGKDVDVAVRSSATAEDLPDASFAGQQETYLNITGAQRVVEAVQKCFASLFTDRAISYRIDKGFDHFSVYLSAAVQKMVRSDKASSGVMFTLDTESGFRDVVYITGSWGLGEYVVQGTVNPDEFYVFKPTLKQGYRAIISKKLGAKQQKLIYGNSKTPTIGVKTTLQERQNFVLNDEEILTLARWAIEIEDHYGKPMDIEWAKDGDGTTTGTGKLFIVQARPETVHSLKRENFYEVYKLKGKGEVICTGLAIGSKIGQGNSCIIKEPSEIHLFKPGQVLVTDMTDPDWEPIMKIAGAIVTNRGGRTCHAAIVSRELGIPCVVGAGNATEVIKNDEPITVDCSKGEEGRVLKGIIPYEVKRIDLTSLPNTKTKIMMNVGIPEQAFIQGQIPSDGVGLARIEFIISSHIGVHPLALIEYPKLKQQAQNNSKIARIVKEIEKRTPMYEYKPDFYVDKLAQGVAMIGAAFYPKDVIVRFSDFKTNEYAGLIGGWLYEPVESNPMIGWRGASRYYDPKFEPAFALECLAIKKVRDEMGLKNIKVMIPFCRTIEEGIKVIEVMKKYGLKQGEDGLEVYVMCEIPSNVILAEEFAKIFDGFSIGSNDLTQLTLGLDRDSALVSHIYDERNEAVKRLVRQVIETAKKFGRKIGICGQAPSDFPEFAEFLVECGIDSISLIPDTVLKTRLLVAEKEKELKN
- a CDS encoding LpxI family protein, whose translation is MQIGIIAAHGFLPLLVTKELKKKGYTVITVALQGFADNELSIYSDQIKWINIGKAGEIIDFLKKNKVKNLILTGKVPKKIIFEREKIKPDLRALKMLFSAKLRGDNEILSIIEKEFSKEGIEIIDLSEILPELLTPQGILTKRKPTKEEWKDIEYGFIVAKKIGELDIGQTVVVKERSVITVEAIEGTDETILRAGEFVKDSVVVKVSKPQQALKLDPPTVGMDTIITMEKAKARVLAIEAGKTFIVEKDKMIKKANEFNITVVGIKP
- a CDS encoding lipoate--protein ligase family protein is translated as MLIRFIEFEEHDPYFNMAVDEAISLLVRKGKILPTFRLYGWNKVAVTIGEFQKIEEINQKFCIVNQIPIVKRPTGGKGILHYDDITYSFSCRKDGKFKGNLFQTYEILSQIFVRAFNLTGINAEIKREKRFINRSSLCFARSCFGEICFKNVKILGSAQKRWIDGFLQQGTIPVTVDRELLKKVFICNSEEVDLILGIKELVNDFDRNIFQENIKRALKEEGFDVVVEPLQKEELALAQNLYEKQAVYSKTEMQQILSC
- the lpxA gene encoding acyl-ACP--UDP-N-acetylglucosamine O-acyltransferase — translated: MSQIHKTAIVSSKAEIDEGAVIGPYCIIGDDVKIGKGTRLMSHVQIEGITEIGENCTIFPFTTIGFPPQDLKYRGEKTGVKIGNNNIIREYVTIHRASVSGDGWTVIGDNNFIMAYVHIAHDCKIGNSVILANLATLAGHVEVEDFVFIGGLVAVHQFTRIGAHAMIGGFSGVGQDVPPFTMASGPRAKLYGLNTVGLKRRGFNDETINILKKAYKILFRDKLQLKEAIEKVKNELPQIAEIKHLIEFIEANKRGICR
- a CDS encoding DUF3842 family protein is translated as MIKIAVIDGQGGGIGSFIIKSLRESFGDKIEIIALGTNAAATANMMKSKANKGASGENAIVWNASKVDLIIGPLSILVANAMMGELTSKMAEAVGNSPAKKFLLPINQEGIEIISVVKEPLPHLVEKLILHIKEEFNV
- a CDS encoding CooT family nickel-binding protein, which codes for MCEANAYVIKDGKEEIYLESVDILKPEGNQIYLRNIFGEQKVFKGKIKEMSLLNHKIILEEEK
- the purL gene encoding phosphoribosylformylglycinamidine synthase, which codes for MIIRFYRKPALSDYKTRQLLLRIQSEISEEIKNLETEFCYNILLTETLSKNELNILSWLLSETFDPENFSNKSFLSASKGMIFEVGPRLNFSTAWSTCAVSVCHSIGLKKIQRIERSRRYKLSPEIDNFPKDKFLEMIHDRMVECPYPEPLKDFSHGITPKPVRVVPVLEEGRTALEKINEELGLGWDEWDIEFYLKLFRNKLKRNPTDVECFDLAQSNSEHSRHWFFRGNLIVDGKPLERTLFDIVKEPLKKNPKNSVIAFKDNSSAIFGAKINYLKPEKHGKPSKFKIEKNLYHLIFTAETHNFPTGVAPFPGAETGTGGRIRDVHATGKGALPIAGTAAYCVGNLLIPEYELPWEDKSFRYPENLAKPLQIEIEASNGASDYGNKFGEPVIAGFTRSFGMRLNDGERIEWVKPIMFTGGIGQIMDIHKEKEPPQKGMFVVKIGGPAYRIGMGGGAASSVVSGELSEALDFNAVQRGDAEMENKLNRVVRACVELGDKNPIVSIHDQGAGGNCNVVKELVYPEGAKIDIRKVILGDETLSVLEIWGAEYQENDAILIRKESVSLFKRLCERERLPWSIIGEVTGDGKLIVYDSKDGQIAVNFDLKDVLGEIPKKEFKLIKVERKLEPLRLPDNLTIHEALGRVLKLLSVGSKRFLTNKVDRSVTGLIVRQQCAGPVQLTVSDVCVVAQSYFDRTGIAHAIGEQPIKGIINPEAMARLSVTEALTNIVWAKITCLEDIKCSANWMWAAKLPGEGVRLYRAAQAMADFMIKLGIAIDGGKDSLSMAAKVKTKEGVEVVKSPGTLVISAYAPCPDINKVITPDIKNPGKSVILFIDLGNGKKRLGGTALAQCFGQLGDETPDMEDPELLKRAFNAVQELIDKNLILSGHDRSDGGLIVTLLEMAFSGSAGLSIEYNESAQDWLISEFFNEEPGLAIEVDIGKLNKVKNILTDYSLPYIEIAKTLKEDRVTIKQGKKVVFDEPMTKLRDLWEETSYRIDMLQANPECVKEEKRLIYNRTSPKYTLTFKPEKTPVVILKKKAKPRIAIIREEGSNGDREMAAAFWMAGFEPWDICMQDLLDKKISLKQFKGIAFVGGFSFADVLDSAKGWAGCIRFSHLRAEFEEFYMRSDTFSLGVCNGCQLMALLGWIPWYGIEQTKQPRFIWNKSGRFESRWATVKILPSPSIMLKGMEGSILGVWIAHGEGRAYFPDKKILDKVFEKNLAPIRYVDDEGNITEAYPFNPNGSPFGITALCSEDGRHLAMMPHPERAFLLWQWPWMPKDWKKLKASPWLKIFQNAKVWCDGNA